Within the Candidatus Eremiobacteraceae bacterium genome, the region CGTCCGATAGGCGTCAAACGTCGACGCGGCCGCCGCACACGCGTGGCGGAAATCGACGACCGGCACGCCCGGATCCGGCGGCATGCCGGTGCCCGCGTCGTCCACAACCGCGATGACGGCGAGATGATGCAGCTCGTCGATGATCGGCTCGACCGAACCCCACAGCGATGTGGAGACGACGAGCGCGCGCGCACGGCTGTCCTCGAGCATGTAGCGATAGTCGTGCGGCTTGAGCAGCGTGTTGGTCGGAACGGCGACCGCGCCGATCTTCATCGCGCCGAAGAAACAGTCGACGAATTCCGGGCAGTCGGGGAGCAGCATCGCGACCCGCTGCTCGACCTGCACGCCGAGCGAGATGAACAGATTCGCGGTCCGGTTGACGCCCGCGAGCACGTCGCCGTATGTCAATGCGCGATCGCCGCACTCGACCGCGATCTTGCCGGCGCGACCAAGCTCGACGTTGCGATCGACGAAATGCAGCGCCGCGTTGAAAAACTCAGGCACGTCTGCGACGCCGGCCATCTACGCCTCCTAGCTCGGTGGGTGGGCGGGCTACCCCGGGAGGTCGCTTCCTCCGCCGGCGCGTACTATCCGCCAACCCTTTGCGCGTCGCACGAAAGGCTGACTGACGATGCATAGCTCTACTCGGGCGTTTTTCGCATTTTCCGCCGCGGCGCTGCTCGTGCTCAGCGCATGCCCCGCGCGGGCGGCAAGCGGCGATGCCGGCGTCGGTGCCGTCTTCGACATCAGCGGCTCAGCCGGCTCGTACGGAGACGGGCAGAAGAACGGGCTGATGCTCGGCCAGGACTACGTCAACAAGAACGGCCGCGTGCACCTGACGTTCGACATCGAAGACGCGGCCTCGCAAAAGGGCCAAGCCGTCAATCTGTTCCAATCGTTCACGACGGGTGGCAAGGTGGCCGCGATCATCGGCCCCACCTTGTCGAGCGAAGCGTTTGCGGCCGACCCGATCGCCGTCGCCGCCGGCATGCCGGTGCTCGGCATCTCCAACACCGCCAATGGCGTCACCGCGATGGGACCTTGCGTCTTTCGCGACTCCCTGACCGAAGCGGCGGTCGTGCCGCACGCGCTCAAGGCCGTCATCGAGCGCTACCACGTCAAGACGGCTGCCATCATCTACGGCAACGACGACGCGTTCACCAAGACCGATTACGAGGTCGCCAAAGCCGCGCTGGACGCGCAGCACGTCCAGATCGTCTCGACGCAGACGTTCTCCAAAGGCGACGTCGATTTTCAGGCGCAGCTCACCAATATCAAAGGCGCGAATCCGGATCTTTTGTTCGTCGGCGCGCTGGCGGTCGAAGCGGGTCATATCGTCTCCGATGCGCACACACTGGGCATCAAGGCGCACATCGTCGGCGGCAACGGTTTGAACTCGCCGCAAGTCTACAGCTTGTCGGGCGGCGCCGCTGAAGGAGTCGTGGTGGGAGCCGCATGGGCGATCGGCGCGCAGACGCCCGGCAACCTCGATTTCGTCCAAGCATATCGCGTGCGCTTCCTCAAGGATCCCGATCAGTTCGCCGCCCAGGCGTTCGCGGCCGCGCAGATCATGGAGAACGTGCTGACGGCCGCCAAGTCGTTCTCACCCAAAGACGTATGCGACGCGATGAAGTCGATGAAGCCGGTCAACACCGTGCTCGGCGCGTTTTCGTTCACGGGCAACCGTGACGCGTCAGGTGATGGCGTCGTGCTGATGGTGCATAACGGCCGCTTCGTGGGCTTCTAACCGGCTGGACGGCGTGAAGGGGTTCTGGCGCCTCGGCGCGCTCGCGGATTCGGAAGATTTGAATCTCCGCGGCTCCTTCGGCGGCTCTCGCCGCCTCAGAGGCCTCGTCTTCTCAGAACCCCTCTCACGCCGTCCGCCCGCCTCATCCCCATGTTAGTCCAGCAGCTCGTCAACGGATTGTTCATCGGCGCGGTCTACGCGCTCTTCGCGCTCGGCTACACGCTGATCTTCGGCGTGCTCGACATCCTCAATCTCGCGCATGCGTCGATCTTCATGATCGGCGCGTTCACTGCGCTGGTGCTCGTGCTCAAGGGCGTGCCCGTGCTCGCCGCTGTGCTCGGCGGTGCGCTCGCCGGCGGCGTGGCCGGCGTGGTGCTCGACCGCGTCGCGTTCTGGCCGCTGCGCCGCCGCCAGGCCGGCCCGCTCGCGCCGCTCATCTCAAGCATCGCGGTCGGCATGATCTACGTCGCCATGGCGAACGGTTATTTCGGACCGGACGTGCGACACTTCCCATTCGACGTCGTGCGCACGCCGACGGTCACGCTCGGACCGGCGACCTTCACGATCATGCAGCTCACGATCTTCGTCGCCAGCCTCGCGCTGATGATCGGGCTGCAGGCGCTGCTGCGTTACACGCGTCTGGGCAGCGCGATCCGCGCGGTCGCGGAGAACCCGCGCGCGGCGCAGCTGGTCGGCATCGACCTCGAAGCGGTCTACGCACAGACGTTTTTCATCGCGTCCGCGCTCGGCGCAGTGGCCGGCATCCTGTTCGCGCTCAACTTCAACACGGTGAGTTCGGTGATGGGCTCGACGGTCGAGCTCAAGGGACTCGCGGTGATCATCCTCGGCGGCATGGGCTCGATCCCGGGTTCGATGCTCGGCGGGCTGCTCATCGGACTATCGGAAGATCTGTCGGTCGCGTACTTGAGCTCGGGCTATCGCGACGCGATCGTCTTCGCGATACTGTTCCTGGTCCTGATCATCCGTCCGACCGGCCTGCTCGGCAAGCGCAGCCTGCGCGCGGCCTAGCCACGTGCACGCGCTACCGGCGTTCTACGCCGCGCACTCGGCTCTCATCAATCAGATCGGCATCAATTCGCTGCTGGCGCTCTCGGTCTGGGTCACGCTGGCCTGCGGCCAGCTTTCGCTCGGCAACATGGGGTTCATGGCGATCGCCGCGTACACGTCGGTGCTGCTGGTCATGCGCGGCCACTGGCCGTTCTTCGGAGCTGTGCTCGCCGGGTCGTGTCTGGCCGCGATCGCCGGACTGATCTTGGGCTGGCCGGTCTTGCGGCTGCGCGGCGTCTTCTTGGCGATCGCGACCATCGGCTTCGGCGAGATCGTGCGCATCTTCGCGGTCAACCTGAGCATCACGGGCGGCGCTGAGGGCATCGCCGGCATCCCGCCCTTGGCGAACACGCCGATCATCTACGGCTCGCTCGCGCTGATCACGTTCGCGCTCTGGCGCCTCACGCGCTCGCGCGCGGGCCGCGCCTTCGCCGCGATCGCGCAGGACGAGGTGGCGGCGTCCGGGCTTGGCATCAACCCGTCTGCCTACAAACTGCTCGCGTTCGCGATCGGCGCCTTCATCGCCGGCTACGCAGGCGCGCTCGCAGCTTTCTCATCCTTTTTCATCAGCCCAAGCGACTACGGTTTTTCCAAAGCAGTCGACATGCTCGCCTATGCGGTCGTCGGCGGCATGGGCTCGGTCGGCGGCCCCATTCTCGGCGCGGGCCTGCTCACGATCCTGCCCGAGGCGCTGCGCTTCTTGGGGAACTATCGCGACGTCGTCAATGGGGTGATCCTGCTGCTCGTCATCATCTTCTTGCCGCAAGGGTTATGGTCGGTGTTCCGCGGGCGGGCGCGCCGATGATCGCGCTGCACGGCGTGACCAAGGCATACGGCGGCGTGCGCGCGGTCAAGGACCTGACGCTGCAGCTGCCCGAGCGTGCGCTGTTCGGCCTCATCGGTCCCAATGGCGCAGGCAAGACGACCGTGCTGAACCTCATGACGGGCCTGACCGCGCCGACGAGCGGCACGATCACGTTTGGGGAGCGCCGCATCGATCGCGCCAAGCCATACGAGATCGCTGCGCTTGGGATCGCGCGCACATATCAGACATCGCGCTTGTTCGCGCACATGACCGCGCTCGACAACGTCGTCGCCGGCATGCATCTCAAAGCGGACGATTCGCTGTTCGGCCAACTGCTCGGATGGCCGCCCACGCTCGCGCGTGCGCGCGCGCTGCGGCGACGCGCGCGCGAATTGCTTGAGGAGCTTGGACTGGGCGATCGCGCAGATGTCGAGGCGCGCAACCTCGCGCACGGCGAGCAGCGCCGCGTCGAGTTGGCGCGCGCGATCGCGGCGCAGCCGAGCGTGCTGCTGCTGGACGAGCCGGCGGCCGGACTCAATCCGGTGGAAACGGAGCGCTTGCGGGAAGAGATCCTCCGCCTCGTGCGCCAGCGGGGCATGAGCGTGCTGCTCGTCGAGCACGACATGGCGCTCGTCATGTCGGCATGCGATCGCATCGCGGTCCTCGACTTCGGCGAGAAGATCGCAGAAGGCACGCCGGCGCAGGTGCGCAACGACCCGCGCGTCGTCGAGGCATACTTGGGCGTGGAGAGCGGCGCATGAGCGGCGCGGGAGGCGCGGCAAGCGGCACGAACGGAGCAGCGCTGCTGGACGTGCGCGACCTGCGCGCAGGATACGGCGGCGTCGAGGCGGTGCACGGCATCAGCCTGCGACTGGAACAGGGACGCGTCGCCACGATCATCGGCGCGAACGGCGCGGGCAAGACGACGACGCTGTTGGCCATTTCGGGTATCGTGCGCGCGAGCGCCGGCACGATCGAACTTTCCGGCCGGCGCATCAGCGGGCTTGAGCCCCACGACATCGTCGCCGCCGGGCTCGTGCAGGTTCCGGAAGGCCGTCTCATCCTCGCGCAGATGAGCGTGCGCGAGAATCTTCAGGTCGGCGCGTTCACGCGGCGTGACCGTGCCCAGATCGCGGCTGATGTCGAGTCGATGTTCCAACGCTTCCCCGTCCTGCGCGAACGCGCGGATGTGGCCGCAGGATCGCTGTCGGGCGGCGAACAGCAGATGCTCGCGATCGCGCGCGGGCTGATGGCACGCCCGAAGCTGTTGCTGCTCGACGAGCCGTCGATGGGACTCGCGCCGTTGCTCGTCGCGCAGATCTTCGCGATCATCAAGCAGCTGCGCGCAGAGGGCCTGTCGATCTTGCTGGTCGAGCAGAACGCGCGCCAGGCGCTGGCGATCAGCGACTACGCCTATGTCCTGGAACGCGGCAACGTCGTCAAGCAAGGAGCCTCGCCAGACATCGCGGGCGATGCGGCGGTGGCGGCGGCCTACCTGGGCGGGTGAAAGGGGCGCCATGCCGCAGCGCACAGCACTTTCCCAGCCAGAACCGATAGTCTACAAAGGCCATGAAAACAACTCCGAAGGTCGCCATCGTCGACGACGAACGCCACGTGCGCGAGATGCTCGAGCTTGGGCTTGCCCGCGAGGGGTACACCGTGCGCTCGGCCGCCGACGGCGCGCAGGCGCTCGATCTCGTCGGCCAGTGGGAGCCTGACATCATCATCCTCGACGTCATGCTGCCCAAGATCGACGGCTTCACGCTGCTGCCGATGCTGCGCAAGAAGACGGAAGCGCCGATCATCATGCTGACCGCCAAGGGCGATATCCCGGACAAGGTCGTCGCGCTCGACCGAGGAGCAGACGACTACCTCGCCAAGCCGTTCGCGTTCGAAGAGCTGCTCGCACGCCTGGGCGCGGCGCTGCGCCGGCCCAAGCTGGCCGCCGGCGCCGAACTGCGCTACGACGATCTGACGGTCAACGTCGAGACGCGCGAAGTGCTGCGCGGTGGACGGCGCATCGGGCTGACGCCGCGCGAGTTCGACTTGCTCGTCGCCTTGATCCGCGTGCCGCGGCGCGTGCTCACCAAAGAACAGCTGCTCGAGCAGGTGTGGGGCCACGACTTCGAAGGCGAGGTCGGCATCGTCGAGACGTACATCTCATACCTGCGCGCCAAGGTCGACGGCGGCGAGAGCAAGCGCATCATCCATACGGTTCGCGGAGTCGGCTACGCATTGCGCGAAGACGACCTCCCGTGAACTCCCTCGCCAACCGCCTCACCGCCTGGTACGCGATCGTCCTGGTCGCGCTGCTCGCGTTTGTCGTGGTGGCGTCGTCCCTGATCCTCGTTCGCATGCTCGATCAAGAGACCCATGCCATGCTCATGGCGCCCGCCGCCAACGTGCGCGTGCTTGGCACCGCGCTCGGCTCGAACGAGAGCGCGCTGCGTCTGCTGGCGCCCGCCGTCGCCAACGATCTGGAGAGCCTCGGCCTGCACGGCGCGGTGTTCGACAACGAAGGGCGCTTCTTGGCCGGCGATATCCAGCAGTCCACCATCGGGTCGGAATACGTCGGCGTCAAGCGCGGCGTCATGCCGGCCGACCGCGGACCGCTGCGCTTCGTGCCCTATCCGGG harbors:
- a CDS encoding ABC transporter substrate-binding protein, coding for MHSSTRAFFAFSAAALLVLSACPARAASGDAGVGAVFDISGSAGSYGDGQKNGLMLGQDYVNKNGRVHLTFDIEDAASQKGQAVNLFQSFTTGGKVAAIIGPTLSSEAFAADPIAVAAGMPVLGISNTANGVTAMGPCVFRDSLTEAAVVPHALKAVIERYHVKTAAIIYGNDDAFTKTDYEVAKAALDAQHVQIVSTQTFSKGDVDFQAQLTNIKGANPDLLFVGALAVEAGHIVSDAHTLGIKAHIVGGNGLNSPQVYSLSGGAAEGVVVGAAWAIGAQTPGNLDFVQAYRVRFLKDPDQFAAQAFAAAQIMENVLTAAKSFSPKDVCDAMKSMKPVNTVLGAFSFTGNRDASGDGVVLMVHNGRFVGF
- a CDS encoding branched-chain amino acid ABC transporter permease, with product MLVQQLVNGLFIGAVYALFALGYTLIFGVLDILNLAHASIFMIGAFTALVLVLKGVPVLAAVLGGALAGGVAGVVLDRVAFWPLRRRQAGPLAPLISSIAVGMIYVAMANGYFGPDVRHFPFDVVRTPTVTLGPATFTIMQLTIFVASLALMIGLQALLRYTRLGSAIRAVAENPRAAQLVGIDLEAVYAQTFFIASALGAVAGILFALNFNTVSSVMGSTVELKGLAVIILGGMGSIPGSMLGGLLIGLSEDLSVAYLSSGYRDAIVFAILFLVLIIRPTGLLGKRSLRAA
- a CDS encoding branched-chain amino acid ABC transporter permease, with the protein product MHALPAFYAAHSALINQIGINSLLALSVWVTLACGQLSLGNMGFMAIAAYTSVLLVMRGHWPFFGAVLAGSCLAAIAGLILGWPVLRLRGVFLAIATIGFGEIVRIFAVNLSITGGAEGIAGIPPLANTPIIYGSLALITFALWRLTRSRAGRAFAAIAQDEVAASGLGINPSAYKLLAFAIGAFIAGYAGALAAFSSFFISPSDYGFSKAVDMLAYAVVGGMGSVGGPILGAGLLTILPEALRFLGNYRDVVNGVILLLVIIFLPQGLWSVFRGRARR
- a CDS encoding ABC transporter ATP-binding protein, with the translated sequence MIALHGVTKAYGGVRAVKDLTLQLPERALFGLIGPNGAGKTTVLNLMTGLTAPTSGTITFGERRIDRAKPYEIAALGIARTYQTSRLFAHMTALDNVVAGMHLKADDSLFGQLLGWPPTLARARALRRRARELLEELGLGDRADVEARNLAHGEQRRVELARAIAAQPSVLLLDEPAAGLNPVETERLREEILRLVRQRGMSVLLVEHDMALVMSACDRIAVLDFGEKIAEGTPAQVRNDPRVVEAYLGVESGA
- a CDS encoding ABC transporter ATP-binding protein encodes the protein MSGAGGAASGTNGAALLDVRDLRAGYGGVEAVHGISLRLEQGRVATIIGANGAGKTTTLLAISGIVRASAGTIELSGRRISGLEPHDIVAAGLVQVPEGRLILAQMSVRENLQVGAFTRRDRAQIAADVESMFQRFPVLRERADVAAGSLSGGEQQMLAIARGLMARPKLLLLDEPSMGLAPLLVAQIFAIIKQLRAEGLSILLVEQNARQALAISDYAYVLERGNVVKQGASPDIAGDAAVAAAYLGG
- a CDS encoding response regulator transcription factor translates to MKTTPKVAIVDDERHVREMLELGLAREGYTVRSAADGAQALDLVGQWEPDIIILDVMLPKIDGFTLLPMLRKKTEAPIIMLTAKGDIPDKVVALDRGADDYLAKPFAFEELLARLGAALRRPKLAAGAELRYDDLTVNVETREVLRGGRRIGLTPREFDLLVALIRVPRRVLTKEQLLEQVWGHDFEGEVGIVETYISYLRAKVDGGESKRIIHTVRGVGYALREDDLP